TCCCTCAGGGGTCGCTGTTGGGTCCTACTCTGTTTAGTATTTATATATTGTCTCTTAGGCAGATTATCCAGAAGTTTGGCCTGGGCTGTCATTGCTATGCTAACGAAAGCCAGATTTATATTAGCCTGATTTCCCTTCTGCCTTTTCAACTTTCTGCTTGTTTGCTGGAAACTTATTCTAAAACTAAAATTTATGTTAATCAACACTACAACCAATATTAATAAATCTTATAACTTTAAACTTACCATGGACAATAGCCTAATCTCTCCTTGTGTCCATGTGCAGAATTTTTGAGtgtaaacacttttttttaatgtccaGAATATCgcccttttctctctctcttttttgcaTTGAGAGTGAGAAaggcatattaaaaataataacaatactaATAGTAAACATTGTTATTAGAACCAGATGTTTAGTTTTAAATGAACTGAGATAAATGGTTGCTAAAACCTGGCTCATTTGTGTATGAAAAAGAATTGCCTCCCTTGCCTCCTCGGAGAAGACAAACCCCTCAAACTATGCTGTCCAGAacatcaaaaaaatgttttacctcTTTAATAAGCTTATTTTGTCAGTCATCTTTTCTTCTGAAATGGGGTCATGCTTAACCAAATGACTCTGTATTGTCCTTTTCTCTCTTTCAGAATAATGAGATGTTAGAGCTACAGAGGAGCAGGATGAGAGAGGAAATAAGAGAGTATAAGTTCAGAGAGACCAGACTGCTGCAGGACTACACTGAACTGGAGGAAGAGAACATCACTCTACAGAAACTAGTGTCAACACTTAAGCAGAATCAGGTATActgttcaaacacacacacacacacacacacacacacacacacacacacacacacacactattctaCTTATCGGGTATATAGATTGTCTTCACACTTATGTTAGTGAGGTTTCTCGTGCTTAGTCCCCTATTTTCCACCCTCAAAATTAAGCAGGCTGTTTTTCCTCCAAGCGTAACATTCAAGCTACTATATCCAAGtagaacatgttcctggatcacCATCTTAGTTTAACTTGATCCTGGAAAACTTTGTATTAACTAATCAGATTTGACAGCTAGGTTTAAGGTGGGGGTTCAGAGGTTAcaacaacattttcataatgatTTCCTCTGATTTTAGGAGTAGGTAAGAGTTAGGAGGGACTATGATTGAATGGGAGGATTTGATGAGAAAGCATTTTCACCCAAGAACATGTTCTACTTTGAGCAAATTAATTACATTGTGTGTACCTTTTAAGAAAGCCAAATGACCTCAGTAGTTATTGGATAACATATTTTTAGTAACCCACCAAATTGCAGAATAAtagtaatactaataataattaattaattaaaattatagtATACAATATAGTGTAATATACAAAATATGTACTTTAGTCACATCAgctaaatgtatatatatacttattctattcttatatattttattcagtgcTATATTAGGTACTGAGGTTGTGATTTAgtaaattgaaaataaaaataaattaaatatataataataataataattgtcaaACCTTTTTAAATGTACAGGTGGAATTTGAAGGTCTAAAGCATGAAATCAAAGTACTTGAGGAAGAGACAGTGCTCCTCAACAGCCAGCTGGAAGATGCTTTGCGTTTAAAAGATATTTCTGAAGGCCAGTTGGAGGAGGCATTGGATGCTCTGAAGAGTGAAAGAGAGCAAAAGAACAATCTCAGAAAGGAGCTGGCCCATCAGCTCAGCCTGACGGACAGCGTGTATGGAGCCAGCACCCACCTGGCCATCTCTGCCGTGGAGGGTTTGAAGTTCGCAGAGGAGGCGGCGACCAACGGCACATCTGCATCCGAGTCTAGCCCCAACAATGAGGACAGTAACCGGTGTAATGAGTGCAATGGGCATGGACCAAAGTTGAACGGAGAATATCACCGACCGGGTGGAAGGAAGGGAGAGGTGTTGCACCCCGTCTCTGATCTCTTCAGCGAACTCAACCTGTCTGAGATACAGAAACTCAAGCAACAGCTTCTACAGGTTAGTCACATGACACTTAAGGCATAAAATATGCAAGGATTTTGACACAACCAGATTATGAAATGAAACTGGAGACTTGCGTCAGCACAAACCCTCTTTTAGATAACTACTGTTAGGATTTACTTAAGACACGCAGTGAAAAACTAGTGCTGAAAAGGCGTGAATGGTGTTTTTGCGGCGGATCTTATTGCAAATGAATTTGTAAGAGTTTCCTTTTCAGACGCAAAATTTATTGGgtgagagtatttaaatgaatcatgaaaaggtgatttactaaggtttgcacgAGTCAATTTACTGCTATTTGCgtcattatttaattatttttaagcaTGGTTCATGCTCATGTAGGAAtatctgtaaaataaaaataccccccccccccccaatgtaTGGCTtataatttacattatatatcatttaaatatcatGTTGATATGCCCTCTAACAGTTTTCCgttcattttttctttttatctgTCAGAATGACTATTTAATTCATTCAggcctttttagtaaaaatgTTTGGTAAATCAATAAGGGGggctttgggggaaaaatagcTGTTATCCATTGCATTAAATGGGTTTTAAATACTGAGTCTACTGACTTATGTGAAGAacttttcattacattttggtGGCATCTTATGGCTTGTTTACACCGAGCGGTACAGTACAGAACAATACAATTCAGGATGGTAAACCCTAATATGGCTTGCATTTCCACCACCAACAGTACCTTTACTTAATAGGCGTGGTGTAGTGATTGACAACATTCTCACGTGAAGAAAAAAGCGACACAATAAACAACAATGGAGAACATACAGCAGATTTTGTTCTTGCTTCTCGGCATGTGGCTGTTTGCCACAAGAAGAAGACAAGCTTTGTTCtagtcacacacaaaaaacgcAAAGCAAACGAAAAAGCACACGCAAGTGACGATTCTAAATCAATGTTCTGCAGTGAGTCCAGCTCCACCCTTTAGGTACCGGACTACTGTGCTAGGTACCCCAACAGAAGGGTCCCATGGTTTGCCATTTTGGTACTCTACCCCTAACTCAAACCTTCTAACGAAATCTAACCCTAACTTCTAACAATCGAAATGGAAATGGAAATGATTGTGTACCGTGCTGAACTGTACTGTACCGTACAACTTGATGGAAATGAGCCAAAATGctactttagaaataaacacaaATACCTTAAACTTTACATGCAAGTTATTGTTTCAATGGACAGTTTTAATGGACATCTAAGTGGTGCCTTCCATATTTGCACATTTTCATGCCTTTGACACTTCTACGTAGACATTTTTGTACTGACTGAAAAAATACCTTAGCTGGTATTAAACAGTTTAAGTGTAAATATGATTGAAGGAAAATTGAATGCAGTAAATGCAATGGTCTATTTTGTGCTTCGGGAGGCTACTGTCAGGTTGATTACCATTATGAGCGAATGCTTTGTGGCTGTCCCTGTAAAAGCAGGACACAGtaatgtatttgtgtgtgtgtgtgtgtgtgtgtgtgtgtgtgtgtgtgtgtgtgtgtgtgtgtgtgtgtgtgtgtgtgtgtgtgtgtgtgtgtgtgtgtgtgtgtgtgtgtgtgcgtgcgtgcgtgcgtgcgtgcgtgcgtgcgtgcgtgcgtgcgtgcgtgcgtgcgtgcgtgcgtgtgtgtgtgtgtgagcgcgcgCCACGGGCATATTCAGCATAAGAGACAGCATGGGACAAGAATAGAAAATCTGCCAGGCTGGACACAGAAACATAGAGAGCATCATCTGCTTAAAGGATGAAATGCACTGGGATGTCAAAAAAATGtagcttataatataataaaaacatatataatatatataacaatttattaaaatattgatttagaATTTTAAGATAAAATACATAATCTATATGTGATGATCTATTGAAACAAAAAACTATGGGCATTTGGTcatttaagaagaaaaaaaaaacaatgttaccACACATAAATTCATCCACATAGTCTAAACAGATCGATTTAATAAAGTATTATATAACATGTTTGCATCTAAGAGTCTCCTCTGGGGAATGTTTTCTTTAGCTATGTGGTATTGCTATCAAATACATAGCCAGAAGCCTGTTATTGCCGCCTCCTGTTGCACAAAGAAGTTGCTACAGTATTAGTATTTAGATAagcattttatacatttatatgacTGCTTGGTTATAATGAATTGTTTCCTCACCCCTTTAAGCAATTGTAATTGCCTGGCATTTATCCAAACAAAAAGTGTTTCCTCATCCACCCCTATATTGTTGTTCTTGGATCCTCTCCAGTAAGGAATCGATTGGGTTTCGCTATCTCAGCCTCATGCACTAGATGGCTGACGCTTCTGATACAATGAGTGATGAAAAAGCAATTAAGCAGCACTTGAGCTCATTGACAGGAATCACATGTCTGCATTTATGCTAAATTTGTGACAAGCAAGCTAACACACCTAACTATCACAACTGTTTGTAGAGTGGAATTTGTATAATCCCACAgataaagtgatttttttttttttgtagataaGGCCTTTACTAGAGAAAGTGAATTAAAATCAAATTAGATGAAAAGCTCTTTTTAAAGGTATCATGTTATTCAATGAGTGctcttttgttttgtgatttggGACTAGCTGTTCTTGAGAAAATATCCTTGTTGCTGACTTTCCTTAAGAAGACCAAATAAGAGGACCGTTGTACTCGCATTTCAGTTACATAAACACATTTTGGTATGCTTTGAAATGTTGCCTTGTGAAAGCAAACCGAACCAAGAAAATGCAGCATTGTAACTAATTAAGTCCCTGTTTTGTCTATATAACAGTCTATAGGCTAGAAAATCTATAGATTTATTTGAAacatcttttgtaacattataaatggctTTCAATTACTGTAACTTTTGTTCGATTTACTGcatccttactgaataaaagtttttaatacattttaaaaaagtatccTACTGACCCCAacattttgaatggtagtgtaaatGAATGGCTATGCTAATAATAGCATTTTAGACCTTGGTATTTGCTAACTAGTTGTGTGTCTTCTTATCTACTAGGTTGAGCGAGAGAAGGCAATTCTGCTTAACAACCTGCAGGAATCTCAAACTCAACTGCAGCACACGCAGGGCGCTTTAACTGAACAACACAGTCGTGTTCACCGTCTTACAGAGCGTGTCAATGCTATGAAGCGTCTCCACGGCGACAAGGAGTTTGACACGGAGGAGTCTGAGAAGGCCGATGGGCCCATAAACGGTTGCTGTGAGTACGAGACGGACGTCAATGGAATAGAGCTTCTGGAGTGCAAATACAGAGTTGCCGTGACTGAGGTAATTGATTTGAAGGCGGAGCTTAAGGTGTTGAAGGAAAAATATAACCAGTCTGTGGAGAGCCGATCAGAAGAAAGCAACCACGGCGAAGGGAAGATCCAGGCTCTCGAAGAGCAGGTGAAACGGTTGGAGAAAGCCTGCCATGAGGGCCGCGAGCGGGTTAGCAGTCTGGAAGCAGAGCTCCGGTGTGCTTCGGGTATGGCTAGCGAAAGTAACGGTATGCTGAACGCAGCTCAGGACGAGCTGGTTACATTTAGTGAGGAACTTGCTCAGCTCTACCACCACGTCTGCTTGTGCAACAACGAGACACCGAACCGCGTCATGCTGGACTACTATCGCCAGAGCCGAGTTACGCGTAGCGGCAGTCTCAAAGGCCCCGAGGACCCAAGAGCCCTGCTTTCTCCACGTTTAGCTCGCCGTCTCGCGGCTGCTAACTCCTCAGAAATGTCCAAGAGTCCTCAAGACTCTCCATCAAAGGAACCCCTTGGAGAAGGAAATAAAGGGGAAGCAGGAAGTCCCAACAGAACCCCCTTTGGTTCACCAATCAATGGTTCATCTCATTCGCCCTCCCTAGTACCAGAGACAGGTGATCTTCGCAGGGAGCCCATGAACATCTATAACCTCAACGCCATCATCCGTGACCAGATCAAACACCTGCAGAAAGCTGTGGACCGCTCGCTCCAGTTATCCAGGCAGAGGGCTGCGGCACGAGAGTTGGCACCCATCCTCGATAAGGACAAGGAGGCTTGCATGGAGGAGATCCTGAAACTCAAATCCCTATTGAGCACCAAAAGAGAGCAGATCGCCACCTTGCGTCTTGTCCTGAAAGCCAACAAACAGGTACTGTAGAAGGCCAAGTGTATATATCTTTGCTACTCATTCCAATATCTTCTGTTGTGTTTGGTCTCAAGTAAAAGCATGTACACCACTTCTATTTAGACGGCAGAGGTGGCCCTGGCGAACCTGAAGAGCaaatatgaaaatgaaaaatgcatGGTGACGGAGACAATGATGAAGCTTAGAAATGAACTGAAGGCCCTCAAAGAAGACGCAGCCACCTTTTCTTCACTGAGGGCAATGTTTGCCACAAGGTACATTTTCACCCAATATATGCACCTTATATTATTGAGGACATGCAAATTGTACTGATTTCCTTTTTATATTCACATTTCTGACCCTATCATTCTAATCTTTCTAAAAATGTGGCAACCTATCTTACTACtgacaaaaaaaacagaatgtGCATTTTAGCTATACAATGTCATATAAACAACATGTAAGCTATATGTATTTGAGTCTAAAAAGAAAACGGTTCATATCATTTTTCACGAAGTTGACTACACTGGTTGTGCTGTATGTTTTGACTCACTGACTAAACAAATTAGCCATTCTTTTTTTTCCatccattttctttttttttctaaaatttTTCCATTTTAGccatcccatgatttactcacatcctagatgtatatgactaacttctttcagacaaacacaatctaagttatattaaaaaatataattgctCTTCCAAACTTTATAATGGTTGTGAATGGCAGACCTGATTTTTTGAtcgatggatgcacttttttgggcttcaaaatctcaacctcatttactgccatttataaagcttggaagaaccaggacatattttaaaataactctgattgtatttgtctgaaagaagaatgtcatatacatctaggatggcttgagggtgactaaatcatgggttaattttcatttttggaaatATCTTCTCTCATTAAACCATTTTCTAAGGCCCCCTAGTGGACCCTCTCCCCCAGCTGGAGAACCACTGTTGTACAGTGTGTTCTGATGTTTTGTTTAATCTCTTTGAGTCATTTTGAGGTTCTCTTTCCCTCTTCCTCTAGATGCGATGAGTACGTAACTCAACTGGATGAGATGCAGAGGCAGCTGGCTGCCGCAGAAGATGAAAAGAAGACTCTAAACTCCCTCCTGCGAATGGCCATTCAGCAGAAACTGGCCCTCACACAGCGTCTGGAGGATTTGGAGTTTGACCACGAGCAGTCGTACTGTGGCCGTGGAGGGAAAGTGCCAAAAATTAAGAGCAGCCCTCAAAAAGTAAGTCATCGAACTGCACTCACTGCTCCCTCTAGTCCCACTGCGTCGGTTTCAAAGCTTCCTTCTTGTCAATTCCAAAACAATGTGGTTGCATCAGCCAGTAGCTCTCCTTCACTGGATGTTCCTAATCAATCCTCCTCCTGGACCTCCTCAGCCCAGCCATTTTTCCTCGGCCAGTCACAGTGGAACCTGGGCACTCAGACTTTAGTCTTAGACCCACAGACATTGAGTATTGAGTTTTGTCATATTGTTCATAGCGGAAACTCTGGCCAATCTAATGCTCACGTTCCCAGGTCTGCTCCGACTTCCCCATACCGTTCTCCTGTCCTAGGTGCTCGGCAGCCGTCGCCACGGTCCGTGAGATCTCGCATTCGCTCCAATGTGACTCAGTTCACGCCTTCGGCCGCTTCAAGACACTCGCTAGGCCAGCCTGGGGTTCCCAGAATCCCTAGTACTGACCCTCAGTAGGTGACACAGTTTAAGGACAGACTGGTTTCCATCTTATATGATTGTTTGATTCAACTCAGGGATATAATTGATACTACTTTGTGTTTTGCTAACTGTAGATACATTTGAGTCACATCGTGGCTTTGTGAGATGGTACTTATTGAAATAatgatgtataaaaataagattAAATCAAAGAAACTGCACTACCCGTGTTTGATGTTGTTTTTGCGGACTGGGTAAGAAAACAGGTCTTTGCAAGCATAATTGTTGGAATCTGCATCTATGTATTTGGATCATATTGGAAGAGTTATTCCTTAAAGCAAAACAGGTATTGATTGATGCATGTGTCTATTGGAATATCATCCCTGCATGTGTGCTTCCATTTCACCGCTTGATGAAATGGGTGCTACATACTGCATGCCAAGCTGTTAGTTTGTGTGATGGAGTTCTCGGTTATTTTTGCATTAGCAAACAGCATATCTGACTTAACTATAGCTCCATCCACTGGTGACAGTGTGCATTTGAGGAGAACAGTTACCTTTACCTTTATATCTACTGTATATCATCAGTCTTAAAGCTTTGCTAGTGTTtcaaagtgatttatattggaATTCTGAGCAGTTGCCTatctatattttatattaaacctAAATGCAAACTGCTTCGCCAGCTAACAGAAAATGCTCAGATGATCCCAAGGCACCCTGCATGATAAAATGTGCCGGAGAGAGCTGTTCTATTCATGGACGCAGCATATGGCAATGCAGGATCTGCCATATGCAAATGGAGGGACGTGTTCTTGCTTATGCTGCCTGCTGCCCAGCAACTGCATTTCACTGAGCTGTAGAGTACATTCAACAGAGCCACATCAAATGTGCCATTCATTCATGAGTCATTCTATGGAACTGGTGCCTTTTCAAGTTTGATAAGGACATTTAAAGTAAATTTCTTAATGAAATTTTAAACATTCTCTCATGTTCATTTAAGTTTTAAACAAGTGTATGGTGCCATCTCAAGCTAAATGTAtgaatttgaatgtattttaacagggttaaagggttagttcttacaaaaattgaaattctgtcattaattactcgccctTGTGTCAATCCAAACACGTCGTTCATcgtttttgatgaaatctgagagatttctgtccctccgttGACAgttacgcaactaccactttgatgtTTTAAAAAGTTCATGAAGAGATCGTAACACTAATCCATATGATTTGAGAAGTTttgtccaaattttctgaagagacacgatcgctttatatgatgaacagattgaatttaggcttttattcacatttcacgagttcacacttacatataattatatagagtaatataaatgcgtatttggcatgctgtccggggggagggattcgagctcgaacttggcccgaacccagagtaccccccccTTCGTGTAAGTGGTTAGAACTAAAAGAGCAAAATGTGGAGAAGGggtggaggagggatgctgataaactTTCAACAGAATGGAGGTAAGACtgcagtgtatatatatgcacctctcgttgattagctgagtgctatccacctgtgtcaattatctgaaagccctcctcccgaatctttgttaattaacatcgtttcacgagttcacacttacatataattatatagagtaatataaatgcgtatttggcgtgctgtccggggggagggattcgagctcgaacttggcccgaacccagagtaccccccaaAAAATGCTGAGCATAGGACAGCCGCCTGGCTAATTACCCCCCAAAAAGCTGAGCTTGGCGGGCTGGCATTCGGGAAAGGGCCTGGTTGCTTGACCAGGGGGCCCCTGATGTTGTTTTGGTGTGCGTAGGTGGTAGATtgtctaaaagaagaaaaacgGGAAAAGAGAAATATGagagaaacaacaacaataaaacatttcCTTACtgtgtggaaactttccactctttcacgctgcgtggaaactttccactctttcacgctgcgtggaaactttccactctttcacgctgcgtggaaactttccactctttcacgctgcgtggaaactttccactctttcacgctgcgtggaaactttccgctctttcacgctgcgtggaaactttccgctctttcacgctgcgtggaaactttccgctctttcacgctgcgtggaaactttccgctctttcacgctgcgtggaaactttccgctctttcacgctgcgtggaaactttccgctctttcacgctgcgtgggaactttccactctttcgcgctgcgtggaaactttccactctttcgcgctacgtggaaactttccactctttcgcgctacgtggaaactttccactctttcgtgctacgtggaaactttccactctttcgtgctacgtggaaactttccactctatcacgctacgtggaaactttccactctttcacgctacgtggaaactttccactctttcacgctacgtggaaactttccactctttcacgctacgtggaactttccactctttcacgctacgtggaaactttccactctttcgcgCTACGTGGGAATTTTCCACTCTCTCgctacgtggaaactttccactctttcgcgctgcgtggaaacattccactctttcgtGCTGCGTGGAAGCTTTCCACTTTCTTTTGTGCTGGGTGGCgactttccactctttcgtgctgcgtggaaactttccactctctTTTGTGCTGCGTGGGAACTTCCCGGTGGCTCGCTGAAAAACATGAAAGAACAGCATGAGTGTATGACTGGGAGATTAATTGCTTCATCCGCTGGGCCGGTGGCGACCCGGAGGATTTTAGCCGATAAGGGTTTGGTGGGCTTTTTTTGATGTGGAAACGGTTGGTCCTGATGTAACTTTGGAAAGCGTCTGAGGACCATCTCCCGAGATCTTGGATCTGCTGTTGGGAGAGGCCTTTTTGAGCTGCTGTGGTTGCAGCGCCAATGCGGAATGAATGGCTTGAGAAGTTTTTTGCTGGGACACCTGACTGCTGGAGAACagattttagatgtttttggaaCCAAAAGCGTGTCACGGGTTTGTTTGATTCGTCTGTGAATAGAGGTTCCAGGGGAGATTTAGCTTGGGAATTTCTCCATTGGAGATAAGCCAGAACTGACTGGTATGGATGAATTGGTGATGAGAGATTAAAAATGTAGATAAAATGGCCTTTTTTGGTTTGGTCAGTCTTACTTCGCTTAATCAAATAGGAGATTGTTTCTCCATCTAGTACTGATAAGTCTGAGATGGTGGGATGGCTTTTAGGGtcgaattttgaagtgatagcGAGTTCTGAGCATCTGAGAAACCCAAAAAAGGCTAGGATAAACATGGCGTCGAGTGTCCGGGCGGTATGGAGAGGTTGGTAGCCTGTGCGGAGGGTACGGATACATTTGTTGAGGATGTCTAGTGTTATGGGTTGTCTGGTGTCAGGACGGGTGGGCTGAGATTTTTGAATCCCTTTGATCAGGAGGGAGGTTTGTGAGTTATTTATCTCCTGAGAAGGAGCACCATACATCAGTTTGTGGAAAAACTGAATGCCGCTCAGGTAACCTTTAATAGACCCAACTTGGAAGCCTTTAATGGTATTGAGGTAGGAAATAAACGAGGTGATTGAAAGGAGAGTGAAATCGGGGAACGGTATGTTGTAGGAAATGTGGAATGCTTTGAAATTTCTCCAAGCGGTCACGTAGGATTGGAGGGTCCTAGGAGACACCGCTTGGAGGATGGCGTCGAGCGATGCGTTGAGTAGGGGTTTTAGCGGGTGGGTTACGGGAATATTAGTTGCGAATAGTGAGGTACTGGAGTTGGGAATTTGTCCGCCTCTGGAGCCAGCGTCCTGAATTTCTGAAATAGAAAGCAAGACAGGGAGTCAGCAACATAGTTTCTGATCCAGGGACGTGTTTAGCAATTATGAATATATGTtactaaatatattataaatgttcgcaatataataatattgtaatattgatCACAAACGAGGCACCTTAAAAAATGGCATCATAGCAGATGCATAGGAATGGATTTAATTTATGTAATGCACCATTGTGTCGTTGTTGCAATGCCCTTAAAAATGCTTTTAGTGGCCCATTATTTCTCCCACGGGAAAGCTGGTACTATGAGCTGTTAAAGCTTAAATAGTGCTAAGGACTGTCATGTCCTGAGCTCCGGTGACCATGGAGAAGCAAACCACTACCTTGATAAAATCCCCCAAACCGATTGAGGGGGTAGCGTCTGTGAACGATCATATATCGATGGGGCACGAAACGAGATAGCTATAGCAAAATAGAGAAGGCTTTCCAATGAATTAGAAATATTAACCATAACCTGAGTTCGCCATGACATGCTTGGGTTATGGAGATGGGATCTTCTAGCGCTTGGACTGAGGACGCGAGCGAGAGGAGATGCGATATGAAGGGGCGACCCTGCGGAACGATGTGCATTGCAAAGTTTAAATGGCCGAGCAGGGCTAGAAATTCACATTTTGAACTGTTGGATTTTATGTTGTGTCTCCTCTGCTCTCAAAGACACGAGTTAGCCAGAGAAAACTGGGCTTCtacgggagcagagggaacagcactgctggtgcAGTGGAGAAAGTTattcagagaaactgagctcctgcgggagcagagggaacagcactgctggtgcagtggagaaaattagttagagaaactgagctcctgcgggagcagagggaacagcactgctggtgcAGTGGAGAAAGTTAgttagagaaactgagctcctgcgggagcagagggaacagcactgctgtagCCGTGGAGAAAAtaaccagagaaactgagctcctgcgggagcagaggaaacagcactgctggtgcagtggagaaaattagttagagaaactgagctcctgcggaagcagagggaacagcactgctggtgcagtggagaaaattagttagagaaactgagctcctgcgggagcggaaggaacagcactgctgtagCCGCGGATAAAAAtaaccagagaaactgagctcctatgggagcagagggaacagcactgctggtgcAGTGGAGAAAGTTattcagagaaactgagctcctgcgggagcagaggagaCCGCACTGCTGATCTGGTGGAGAAAATCATTCAGGGAAACgaagctcctgcgggagcagaggaaacagcactgctgttgCAATGGAGAAAATTAGTTAGAAACTTAattcctgtgggagcagaggaacagcactgctggtggagaaaattagccagaaAAACTGATCTCCTGTAGGAGaaaaatgagagaaaaaattAGATGGACAAAAGGGAAATACGTTGTGTAACCAGATCAATCAATCGataaatcaactttatttatttagcacttttacgatgacgattgtttcaaagcagcttcacggtgttaaACGGGACAATACTGCATCggaatttgatttggctaaaAGATgagactcttattttgaaatgtaggcctatatgcCTTATATTGCAAGATACTCACTAAAATTTATGAGGGACATGGAATACAGCCTTACAACTGTATACAAAATATGACGATATAatcatgttaataaaataatgtaattgtTCAC
The nucleotide sequence above comes from Pseudorasbora parva isolate DD20220531a chromosome 16, ASM2467924v1, whole genome shotgun sequence. Encoded proteins:
- the bicd1a gene encoding protein bicaudal D homolog 1 isoform X1 translates to MAAGGGCGESVDQYRAEVERLTRELAEANREKIRAAECGLVVLEENQTLKQQYAELETEQEALKQELEQLQEAFGQAYTNQRKVAEDGETNEETLLQESASKEAYYMGRLVDLQSQLKLSGSVASNAQAETERLSTLLQELRENNEMLELQRSRMREEIREYKFRETRLLQDYTELEEENITLQKLVSTLKQNQVEFEGLKHEIKVLEEETVLLNSQLEDALRLKDISEGQLEEALDALKSEREQKNNLRKELAHQLSLTDSVYGASTHLAISAVEGLKFAEEAATNGTSASESSPNNEDSNRCNECNGHGPKLNGEYHRPGGRKGEVLHPVSDLFSELNLSEIQKLKQQLLQVEREKAILLNNLQESQTQLQHTQGALTEQHSRVHRLTERVNAMKRLHGDKEFDTEESEKADGPINGCCEYETDVNGIELLECKYRVAVTEVIDLKAELKVLKEKYNQSVESRSEESNHGEGKIQALEEQVKRLEKACHEGRERVSSLEAELRCASGMASESNGMLNAAQDELVTFSEELAQLYHHVCLCNNETPNRVMLDYYRQSRVTRSGSLKGPEDPRALLSPRLARRLAAANSSEMSKSPQDSPSKEPLGEGNKGEAGSPNRTPFGSPINGSSHSPSLVPETGDLRREPMNIYNLNAIIRDQIKHLQKAVDRSLQLSRQRAAARELAPILDKDKEACMEEILKLKSLLSTKREQIATLRLVLKANKQTAEVALANLKSKYENEKCMVTETMMKLRNELKALKEDAATFSSLRAMFATRCDEYVTQLDEMQRQLAAAEDEKKTLNSLLRMAIQQKLALTQRLEDLEFDHEQSYCGRGGKVPKIKSSPQKSLLDCQQLVASVPPTSPQLRRGRASTGHSPNVSLALQEDQIPETNFRLPCDPFNCLAHHSHLFGP
- the bicd1a gene encoding protein bicaudal D homolog 1 isoform X2, yielding MAAGGGCGESVDQYRAEVERLTRELAEANREKIRAAECGLVVLEENQTLKQQYAELETEQEALKQELEQLQEAFGQAYTNQRKVAEDGETNEETLLQESASKEAYYMGRLVDLQSQLKLSGSVASNAQAETERLSTLLQELRENNEMLELQRSRMREEIREYKFRETRLLQDYTELEEENITLQKLVSTLKQNQVEFEGLKHEIKVLEEETVLLNSQLEDALRLKDISEGQLEEALDALKSEREQKNNLRKELAHQLSLTDSVYGASTHLAISAVEGLKFAEEAATNGTSASESSPNNEDSNRCNECNGHGPKLNGEYHRPGGRKGEVLHPVSDLFSELNLSEIQKLKQQLLQVEREKAILLNNLQESQTQLQHTQGALTEQHSRVHRLTERVNAMKRLHGDKEFDTEESEKADGPINGCCEYETDVNGIELLECKYRVAVTEVIDLKAELKVLKEKYNQSVESRSEESNHGEGKIQALEEQVKRLEKACHEGRERVSSLEAELRCASGMASESNGMLNAAQDELVTFSEELAQLYHHVCLCNNETPNRVMLDYYRQSRVTRSGSLKGPEDPRALLSPRLARRLAAANSSEMSKSPQDSPSKEPLGEGNKGEAGSPNRTPFGSPINGSSHSPSLVPETGDLRREPMNIYNLNAIIRDQIKHLQKAVDRSLQLSRQRAAARELAPILDKDKEACMEEILKLKSLLSTKREQIATLRLVLKANKQTAEVALANLKSKYENEKCMVTETMMKLRNELKALKEDAATFSSLRAMFATRCDEYVTQLDEMQRQLAAAEDEKKTLNSLLRMAIQQKLALTQRLEDLEFDHEQSYCGRGGKVPKIKSSPQKIVSSLLPQYHQPPHN